The Niastella koreensis GR20-10 genome includes a window with the following:
- a CDS encoding sialate O-acetylesterase: MRTHFFIAALFLFPSRGKAQLTLPKVFGDSMVLQRDIAIPVWGTSSTGSQVTGQLGTVHATAKTGKDGKWMLRFPRFTAGGPYTLTIAEQGKPGTAIVLKGILIGDVWVASGQSNMELEVQQAADARREIEKAGFPQIRLLKVEQDKKLTPQADIRAGKWKVCDSASVKSFSAVGYFFARKLHGDQHVPIGIIQSTWGGTPVEAWTSREMLLTSPITKAKTLSNDTLKFDREDFIKDSLSWVRIWDIVYNPQNNANKIFPAVEYNDADWTPIEMPRVLKDFGIGYYEGMVWLRKKISLPESFAGKALTINLGHPEMNYSLYVNGQEVCKNIWNSNATHAFTIPAGLVKSGENTIAIRVAMLWGGGGLNLPADDLYLTDGSSKISLAGKWLYKKDLETAFPKILNYQYYPTVLFNAMINPLIPYGIKGFIWYQGEANAPAAYDYRTLFPMLIKDWRQRWQQDNVPFLFVQLANFMKTKPLPGESEWAELREAQTMTLSLPNTGMACIIDIGEANDIHPKNKQEAGRRLALAANKLVYKQNLISSGPLYKSFQRQGNRIRINFTNTGAGLSTKDGKEVTGFAIAGNDHTFYWAKALIEGDHVIVSADSVPEPVAVRYAWADNPECNLVNSEKLPAVPFRTDTWKGITQK, from the coding sequence ATGCGTACCCATTTTTTTATAGCGGCATTATTTTTATTCCCTTCACGTGGTAAGGCGCAGCTCACCCTGCCAAAGGTCTTTGGCGATAGTATGGTGTTACAAAGAGACATTGCCATCCCGGTTTGGGGAACCTCCAGCACCGGATCGCAGGTAACAGGGCAGTTAGGAACAGTGCACGCCACTGCAAAGACCGGCAAAGACGGGAAGTGGATGCTTCGTTTTCCAAGGTTCACTGCCGGCGGCCCTTATACGCTTACAATAGCGGAGCAGGGAAAGCCCGGTACTGCCATTGTGTTAAAGGGAATTTTGATCGGTGATGTGTGGGTGGCATCGGGCCAGTCGAATATGGAGTTGGAAGTGCAACAGGCCGCAGACGCCCGCCGGGAAATAGAGAAAGCCGGGTTTCCACAGATCAGGTTGTTGAAGGTGGAGCAAGATAAAAAACTAACGCCGCAGGCAGACATCCGGGCAGGTAAATGGAAAGTGTGTGATTCGGCCAGTGTAAAGTCATTCTCGGCAGTGGGCTATTTTTTCGCGCGTAAACTGCACGGCGATCAACATGTTCCCATTGGTATTATTCAAAGTACCTGGGGTGGAACGCCGGTGGAAGCCTGGACAAGCAGGGAAATGTTGCTGACCTCGCCAATCACCAAAGCAAAAACGCTCAGTAACGATACACTTAAATTTGACCGGGAAGATTTTATAAAAGACAGTTTAAGCTGGGTGCGCATTTGGGACATTGTATACAATCCGCAGAACAATGCCAATAAAATATTCCCCGCTGTTGAATACAATGATGCAGACTGGACACCCATTGAAATGCCCCGGGTGCTGAAGGATTTTGGAATTGGTTATTACGAAGGAATGGTTTGGCTGCGGAAAAAGATCTCGCTGCCCGAATCGTTTGCCGGGAAAGCGCTGACCATTAACCTGGGTCATCCTGAAATGAACTACTCCCTGTATGTGAACGGGCAGGAGGTCTGTAAAAATATCTGGAATTCAAATGCCACGCATGCTTTTACGATCCCGGCCGGGCTGGTAAAAAGCGGGGAAAATACCATTGCCATAAGGGTGGCCATGTTATGGGGCGGCGGCGGTTTGAATTTGCCGGCCGATGACCTGTATCTTACTGACGGATCTTCAAAAATTTCTTTAGCAGGGAAATGGTTGTATAAGAAAGACCTGGAGACCGCTTTCCCGAAAATACTCAACTATCAGTATTACCCCACGGTGCTCTTCAATGCCATGATAAACCCGCTTATTCCTTATGGCATAAAAGGATTTATCTGGTACCAGGGCGAGGCGAATGCACCGGCCGCTTACGATTACCGCACCTTGTTTCCCATGCTTATCAAAGACTGGCGGCAACGCTGGCAGCAGGACAATGTGCCGTTCCTGTTTGTGCAGTTAGCCAATTTTATGAAAACAAAACCGCTCCCTGGTGAAAGTGAATGGGCCGAATTGCGGGAAGCGCAAACAATGACCTTGTCGCTGCCGAACACGGGCATGGCATGCATCATTGATATTGGGGAAGCAAATGATATTCATCCAAAGAACAAACAGGAAGCAGGCCGCCGCCTGGCGCTGGCAGCCAATAAACTCGTGTACAAACAGAACCTTATCTCATCCGGCCCCCTGTATAAAAGTTTTCAACGGCAGGGCAATCGCATCCGCATTAATTTTACCAATACGGGCGCCGGCCTGTCAACAAAAGATGGGAAAGAAGTGACTGGCTTCGCCATTGCCGGAAATGACCATACATTTTATTGGGCGAAAGCCCTCATTGAAGGTGATCACGTGATCGTATCTGCCGACAGCGTTCCGGAACCGGTAGCCGTGCGCTATGCCTGGGCAGATAATCCCGAATGTAACCTGGTGAATTCAGAAAAACTTCCGGCTGTCCCTTTCAGGACAGATACATGGAAAGGAATTACCCAAAAATAA
- a CDS encoding SusC/RagA family TonB-linked outer membrane protein, whose amino-acid sequence MRSTKTIRLRTMMLWSMLLVFLANTNAFAQSAKVSGAVTDEHGAPVQGVTVTVKKTSRSTVTDAAGKFMIEASPKDVLAISAVGFLSQEIKAGTGELSIQLKEAVNQLDNVIVIGYGTQKKKLVTGATSQVKGEDLAKLNTTNALQALQGQAAGVNITSTSGQPGGGFKVTIRGAGTIGNANPLYVVDGVITSDITYLNNSDIASVDILKDAASCAIYGINGANGVVLITTRNGKSGKKDGQISIDAYYGVQNVARKLPLLNAEQYATMQNEAAVNSGKAPLFTQAQINDLAKGSSLLPAQGTDWLKQIFSTNVPIKNFTIGANGGSDVSSYSLGGSYTEQGGIIGGANLSDYKRINFRANSERKLYDGGLKVGEHLTFSMIDQKGVADGGLYSGNVLAGAIGTSPLLAIYNEKGAYLDSRKSTIYNGGPWNNTEANPYALMQYNNQNDNKTQRLIGDVYAELQPIKNLRIRSVFGLNYSSSSSHSYRPTYDTLSIYAFNSYENISQGASQGYTWNFDNTINYQFSIKEHHFDVLAGSSVRQSRATWNNISNTGVTLFGSFDRAYLNNSIVTGITMDPSDTSRQHVNNTIALNGNTDAIYAQSSFFGRVNYSWKEKYLASAIFRADGSTMFAPGHQWGYFPSLSAGWVASNEDFMAATKTWLNFLKLRASWGTNGNDRIDAFNYLSLISLANARYNFGSDNSTLTQGSYPQTIGVENTKWETSRQTNIGIDARVLNNKLDVSLDWYNKTTKDWLVAAPLLATAGVSINPYINGGNVTNKGIELQLSYNDHVGRDFTYSVSGSYAYNKNMVNNIPTADGIIHGGTNSLYVNGPEFFRAAAGNPIGYFWGYKTAGIFQNTAEVQNWSGKQGLLQPNAQPGDVKLVDLNGDGVIDAKDKTNIGDPNPHHIFGFRFSANYKNFDLSVTTNGVAGNKIVQSYRSPGQWANYTTEILSRWHGEGTSNTMPRITQNSSNWTEFSDLYIHDGSYLRVSNVTLGYDVAKLVRWKYLSQFRVYVAAQNLITFTKYTGMDPEVGASAPDASGNSATANNPHSFGQGVDNGFYPRPRVYMAGVNITF is encoded by the coding sequence ATGAGATCAACCAAAACGATTCGCTTGCGAACAATGATGCTGTGGAGTATGCTACTTGTATTCCTCGCAAACACAAATGCTTTTGCGCAATCAGCAAAGGTGAGTGGTGCCGTCACAGATGAACATGGCGCACCGGTTCAGGGGGTAACGGTTACGGTAAAGAAAACCAGCCGTTCAACTGTTACCGACGCTGCCGGAAAGTTTATGATCGAGGCATCACCCAAAGATGTTCTTGCTATCAGCGCTGTTGGCTTTCTCAGCCAGGAAATTAAAGCGGGTACCGGTGAATTAAGTATCCAGTTGAAGGAAGCCGTCAATCAACTGGATAATGTGATCGTGATCGGTTATGGTACGCAAAAGAAAAAACTGGTTACCGGCGCTACTTCCCAGGTAAAAGGGGAAGACCTTGCCAAATTGAACACCACCAATGCTTTACAGGCATTGCAGGGCCAGGCAGCCGGGGTTAACATTACTTCTACGTCCGGACAACCCGGTGGTGGTTTTAAAGTGACTATCCGCGGCGCCGGAACTATCGGCAATGCAAATCCCCTGTATGTGGTGGATGGGGTTATCACCAGCGACATTACCTATTTAAACAATTCGGACATTGCTTCAGTAGACATTTTAAAAGATGCGGCCTCCTGCGCCATCTATGGTATCAACGGCGCCAACGGGGTGGTTCTGATCACTACACGAAACGGAAAATCAGGTAAAAAAGACGGGCAGATCTCGATCGATGCGTATTACGGTGTGCAGAACGTTGCCCGTAAACTGCCGTTGCTGAATGCAGAACAATATGCTACCATGCAAAATGAAGCAGCCGTTAACAGTGGTAAGGCGCCGCTTTTCACGCAGGCGCAGATTAATGACCTGGCCAAAGGGAGCAGCTTGCTGCCTGCTCAGGGCACCGACTGGTTAAAACAAATATTTTCTACCAATGTGCCGATCAAAAATTTCACTATAGGCGCCAATGGCGGAAGTGATGTGTCGTCTTATTCATTGGGTGGCTCCTATACTGAACAGGGGGGTATCATTGGCGGTGCAAACCTGTCAGATTATAAACGCATCAACTTCCGGGCAAACTCTGAACGTAAACTATACGACGGCGGATTGAAAGTAGGGGAACACCTCACTTTTTCAATGATCGATCAAAAAGGAGTGGCCGACGGTGGATTGTATTCGGGCAACGTGCTGGCCGGCGCCATAGGTACAAGCCCCTTATTGGCGATATACAATGAAAAAGGCGCTTATTTAGACAGCAGGAAGTCTACTATCTATAATGGCGGGCCCTGGAATAATACCGAAGCCAACCCGTATGCGTTGATGCAATACAATAACCAGAATGATAACAAGACACAAAGATTGATAGGAGATGTGTATGCAGAACTGCAGCCCATCAAAAATTTAAGGATAAGATCGGTTTTCGGTTTGAATTATTCTTCTTCGTCCAGTCATAGTTACCGGCCCACCTATGATACATTATCGATTTATGCTTTCAATAGTTATGAGAACATCAGTCAGGGTGCTTCGCAGGGATATACCTGGAACTTTGATAATACCATCAATTATCAGTTCAGCATTAAAGAGCACCATTTTGATGTGTTGGCCGGTAGCTCGGTACGGCAATCCCGGGCAACCTGGAATAACATAAGCAATACAGGAGTCACATTATTCGGTTCTTTTGACCGGGCTTATTTGAATAATTCCATAGTAACCGGAATTACAATGGATCCCAGTGATACTTCCAGGCAACACGTAAATAATACAATCGCATTGAACGGAAATACCGACGCGATCTATGCACAATCTTCTTTTTTCGGCCGGGTTAATTACAGTTGGAAAGAAAAATACCTGGCTTCTGCTATTTTCCGTGCCGATGGTTCTACCATGTTTGCCCCCGGTCATCAATGGGGCTATTTTCCATCGCTTTCTGCCGGTTGGGTAGCCAGCAATGAAGATTTCATGGCGGCCACCAAAACCTGGTTGAACTTTCTGAAACTAAGAGCAAGCTGGGGTACCAACGGTAATGATCGCATAGATGCCTTTAACTATCTTTCTTTAATTTCCCTGGCAAATGCCCGGTACAATTTCGGCAGTGATAACAGCACGTTAACCCAGGGCTCCTATCCGCAAACAATTGGTGTTGAAAACACTAAATGGGAAACTTCCCGTCAAACCAATATCGGTATCGATGCCAGGGTGTTGAATAATAAATTAGACGTAAGCCTCGACTGGTACAATAAGACCACGAAAGACTGGTTAGTGGCGGCGCCTTTGCTGGCCACTGCCGGTGTTAGCATTAACCCATACATCAATGGCGGAAATGTTACCAATAAAGGTATAGAGCTTCAATTATCCTATAACGATCATGTTGGACGCGATTTTACCTATAGTGTTTCCGGTTCTTATGCCTACAATAAGAATATGGTGAACAATATCCCAACGGCCGATGGCATCATTCACGGTGGTACAAACAGTTTATATGTGAATGGCCCTGAATTTTTCCGTGCTGCTGCCGGAAATCCTATTGGTTATTTCTGGGGGTATAAAACAGCAGGCATTTTTCAGAACACGGCCGAAGTGCAGAACTGGAGTGGTAAACAAGGGTTGTTGCAACCGAATGCGCAACCCGGTGACGTGAAACTGGTAGACCTGAATGGCGACGGCGTAATTGACGCAAAAGATAAGACCAATATCGGTGATCCCAACCCGCATCATATTTTTGGTTTCCGGTTTTCAGCCAACTATAAAAACTTCGATCTGTCGGTTACCACCAATGGCGTGGCAGGTAATAAAATTGTTCAGTCGTACCGTAGTCCCGGTCAATGGGCTAACTATACCACCGAGATCCTTAGCCGTTGGCATGGGGAAGGCACATCGAACACAATGCCCCGCATTACACAGAACAGTTCTAACTGGACGGAATTTTCAGATCTCTATATTCATGATGGAAGTTATTTAAGGGTGTCGAACGTTACGCTCGGGTACGATGTGGCGAAATTGGTAAGATGGAAATATTTAAGCCAGTTCCGCGTGTATGTAGCTGCTCAAAACCTGATCACGTTTACCAAATATACCGGTATGGACCCTGAGGTGGGCGCCTCCGCTCCGGATGCAAGTGGAAACAGCGCCACTGCCAATAATCCCCATTCTTTTGGCCAGGGTGTTGATAATGGATTTTATCCGCGCCCCCGGGTATATATGGCAGGTGTGAACATTACTTTCTAA
- a CDS encoding TIM-barrel domain-containing protein yields MKLRTLLSGLFNIIVINTLLAAAPPAYKTTPDGVIIYTDPLVTGTSNAVKLEVITDNIIRVIAAPEKDITSTESLITVYKKRPDLFWNVIPSKESITVKTKRLTAVVDLKTGAVSFRDAKGEKILAEKQALGRHFEPAVFDGKRCFTLEQTFETMPDDAWYGLGQHQDGIYNYRGQQVQFFQNNTEVAIPFLISRKNYGILWDNYSLTTAGDTRPLHPLASLQLFSKQGEAGWLTASYSNDKRHPQQVNLERAETSIDMPFLGDSKIQLPAGFTPATGVVSWEGSVASYLTGLHQFRFTVGGSLKVWLNGKLVLDHWRKAWNPAPVLVPFYLNKGEKIPVKIEWTPEGGESYLSLKWQEPLSAAAQNSFGFLSEAGRQIDYYFIYGNDMDEVISGYRDLTGKAPIVPKWALGFWQSRERYKTQAEILSTVDEFRKRKIPIDNIVLDWSYWKEAGWGSQEFDETRFPSPDSMINVLHQKYNTHLMISVWPKFYEGIPTYNEFDKKGWLYKRNIADSQRDWIGKGYVSTFYDAFNAEARKGFWNLISDKIYSKGIDAWWMDASEPDILSNVSPERRKLQMTPTALGPAAEYLNAYPLQNAKGIYEGQRSQDPDKRVFLLTRSGYAGSQRYAAAIWSGDIGATWRDLKNQITAGVNFSMSGLPYWTMDIGGFVVPEKFENPNAESLEEWRELNARWYQFGAFVPLFRAHGQFPYREVYNIAPDDHAAYKSILYYDNLRYRLLPYIYSLAGAAYHENSTIMRGLVMDFAKDTAVANTGDQYMFGPSLLINPVYNYKQRNRELYLPKCAGWYDLYSGKWYAGGQHINAEAPYERMPVFVKAGSIIPFGPALQYTSQKPADTITLNVYAGADASFNLYEDEGTNYNYEKGAFSIIPIKYNEATKTITIDDRKGSFNGMLQNRTFHINVITTKEPKSLNLEVRGDKEVLYDGKKAVIKL; encoded by the coding sequence ATGAAACTACGAACACTGTTATCAGGGTTATTCAACATTATTGTCATAAATACATTATTGGCAGCAGCTCCCCCTGCTTACAAAACAACGCCCGACGGCGTAATAATTTATACCGATCCGCTTGTTACCGGTACCTCCAATGCGGTTAAGCTGGAGGTGATCACCGATAATATTATAAGAGTGATCGCAGCCCCTGAAAAAGACATTACCTCCACTGAAAGTTTGATCACCGTTTATAAAAAAAGGCCCGACCTTTTCTGGAATGTGATTCCATCAAAAGAAAGTATAACAGTAAAAACAAAAAGGCTCACGGCTGTTGTTGACCTTAAAACAGGCGCTGTTTCTTTCCGGGATGCAAAGGGTGAAAAGATCCTGGCCGAAAAACAGGCATTGGGCCGGCATTTTGAGCCTGCGGTGTTTGATGGCAAACGCTGTTTTACCCTGGAGCAAACTTTTGAAACCATGCCCGACGATGCCTGGTATGGATTGGGCCAGCACCAGGACGGGATCTATAATTACAGAGGACAACAGGTGCAGTTCTTTCAAAACAATACTGAGGTGGCCATTCCTTTTTTGATCTCACGTAAAAATTATGGCATCCTTTGGGATAATTATTCATTGACCACTGCAGGCGATACCAGGCCGCTTCACCCCCTTGCATCTTTACAATTGTTCTCAAAGCAGGGAGAGGCAGGCTGGTTAACAGCTTCCTATTCCAACGACAAACGACATCCACAACAGGTAAATCTTGAAAGGGCGGAAACCAGCATTGATATGCCCTTCCTGGGCGATTCAAAGATACAGCTTCCTGCAGGCTTTACACCTGCAACAGGCGTGGTCTCCTGGGAAGGCAGCGTGGCCAGCTATCTCACCGGTCTTCATCAATTCCGGTTCACAGTTGGTGGTTCGCTGAAAGTTTGGCTCAACGGAAAACTGGTACTGGACCACTGGCGGAAGGCCTGGAACCCGGCGCCGGTATTGGTGCCCTTCTATTTAAATAAGGGAGAAAAGATACCGGTTAAAATTGAATGGACCCCCGAAGGCGGCGAATCCTATCTTTCCCTGAAATGGCAGGAGCCATTGAGCGCAGCTGCGCAAAACAGCTTTGGATTTTTGTCCGAAGCGGGCCGGCAGATAGACTATTATTTTATCTACGGCAACGATATGGATGAGGTGATCTCCGGTTACCGCGATCTTACAGGCAAAGCGCCGATAGTTCCCAAATGGGCATTGGGTTTTTGGCAAAGCCGCGAGCGGTATAAAACGCAGGCCGAGATTCTTTCGACCGTTGATGAATTCAGAAAAAGAAAAATTCCCATCGATAATATAGTACTGGACTGGAGCTACTGGAAAGAAGCGGGATGGGGCAGCCAGGAGTTTGATGAAACCCGTTTTCCTTCGCCCGACAGTATGATTAATGTATTGCACCAAAAATACAATACCCACCTGATGATTTCGGTATGGCCCAAGTTTTATGAAGGCATACCCACCTACAATGAGTTTGATAAAAAAGGCTGGTTGTATAAAAGAAATATTGCCGACAGCCAACGGGACTGGATAGGCAAAGGATATGTTTCCACTTTTTATGATGCATTCAATGCAGAAGCCCGGAAAGGGTTCTGGAATTTGATCAGCGATAAAATTTACAGCAAAGGCATCGATGCGTGGTGGATGGATGCCAGCGAACCCGATATACTTTCGAATGTAAGTCCTGAAAGAAGAAAATTGCAGATGACGCCCACTGCCTTAGGCCCTGCCGCCGAATACCTGAATGCCTATCCTTTGCAAAATGCAAAAGGTATTTATGAAGGACAACGTTCACAGGACCCTGATAAACGGGTGTTCCTGCTCACCCGTTCGGGTTATGCAGGCTCGCAACGTTATGCAGCCGCTATCTGGAGCGGTGATATTGGCGCTACCTGGCGCGATTTGAAGAACCAGATCACTGCAGGCGTCAATTTCTCTATGTCGGGGCTTCCTTACTGGACCATGGACATTGGCGGTTTTGTAGTGCCGGAAAAATTTGAAAATCCCAATGCAGAAAGCCTGGAAGAATGGCGGGAGTTGAATGCCCGCTGGTACCAGTTTGGCGCATTCGTGCCTTTGTTCCGGGCGCACGGACAGTTCCCTTACCGGGAGGTCTATAATATTGCGCCCGATGATCATGCTGCCTACAAAAGCATTCTTTACTACGATAACCTGCGGTACCGCCTGTTGCCTTATATCTATTCCCTGGCCGGGGCCGCTTACCATGAAAACAGCACCATCATGCGCGGGCTGGTAATGGACTTTGCAAAAGACACAGCGGTTGCCAACACCGGAGACCAATACATGTTCGGTCCTTCCCTGCTTATAAACCCGGTGTACAATTATAAACAACGCAACCGCGAATTGTATTTGCCCAAATGCGCAGGCTGGTACGACCTGTATTCAGGCAAATGGTATGCAGGCGGTCAGCATATCAACGCCGAAGCGCCCTATGAGCGCATGCCTGTTTTTGTAAAAGCGGGTTCCATCATACCCTTTGGGCCGGCGTTGCAGTACACTTCGCAAAAACCGGCCGATACCATCACCCTGAACGTGTATGCCGGGGCAGATGCCTCCTTCAACCTGTATGAAGATGAAGGCACCAATTACAATTACGAAAAAGGCGCGTTCTCCATCATTCCCATAAAATATAACGAAGCAACAAAAACAATTACCATCGATGATCGTAAAGGCTCGTTCAATGGCATGCTGCAGAATAGAACATTTCATATCAATGTCATAACGACTAAAGAACCAAAGAGTCTTAACCTGGAAGTAAGAGGCGATAAAGAAGTGTTGTATGATGGGAAAAAGGCAGTGATAAAATTGTAG
- a CDS encoding glycoside hydrolase family 2 TIM barrel-domain containing protein, with translation MKKIAYFPLLIVLMLLASGATAQKIDNARIPFDFDWRFAENDQSGAEQPAFDDSKWRLLDVPHDFSIEHPFDSANATGPGGGYAHSGIGWYRKHFKTGQQFSGKLVWILFDGVYRNSEVWINGRSLGIRPYGYSSFYYDLTPYVKPAGQDNIIAVKVNTTEQPNSRWYTGSGIYRHVWLMAKNKLHLDQWGVFARTLEAGNDKASVHMSIALSNDSDVEQPCTVITKFIGAGGKEAGMAQTAMKAIRGQSAIEQQISLYKPVLWSVEQPNLYRVQVEVRKAGMVVDQYSLPFGIRTAHFDANRGLLLNGKHVKLKGVNNHHDGGPLGAAVPDATYKRRLQLLKNMGCNALRMSHNPPSPELLAYADSLGFLVIDEIFDEWMDGKTPAGYAPQFATWYQQDVANWIKRDRNHPSVIAWSIGNEVREQYNKENALRITKMLIDASRTYDTTRPFTAACNEIVNVNAFGMGDLLGIVGYNYQEAHYKPDHEKYPNRVIFGTETVMYPYHPGDCNQLHSYEQWLEGQLKDYVAGEFLWTGFDYLGESGIGDVGTGCEFWKKWPTWPWRGADCGVIDMCDFPKPAYWFRKALWNNEPMVHIAVQTDPSARNRELCSFWNWPKVQTHWNHNRKGDTLAVHVYTNVPEVELKLNGRSLGTRKWDLTNEAFLFWEVPYEPGKLEAIGKTAAGKKVTFAVETAGDPAYIKLSPDRKRLKANRQDVCYVGVQLLDARGVPVPFTPGKPGQAGNNITFNVSGAGKLAAVGNGDQQSHTPLKGSTMEVWQGKCLAIVQSTDKKGKITITASSGNLPIATAELEAE, from the coding sequence ATGAAGAAGATCGCATACTTTCCGCTGTTGATCGTGTTGATGCTCCTGGCATCAGGAGCAACCGCACAGAAAATTGATAACGCCAGAATTCCTTTCGATTTTGACTGGCGGTTTGCAGAGAACGATCAAAGCGGAGCGGAGCAGCCTGCATTTGACGATTCCAAATGGCGCTTACTGGATGTGCCGCATGATTTCAGTATTGAACATCCTTTCGATTCTGCCAACGCTACGGGGCCGGGTGGGGGATATGCGCACAGTGGTATCGGCTGGTACCGGAAGCATTTCAAAACAGGGCAGCAATTTAGCGGCAAACTGGTTTGGATCCTGTTCGACGGAGTATATCGCAACAGCGAGGTATGGATCAATGGACGTTCCCTGGGTATTCGCCCCTATGGGTATTCTTCCTTTTATTATGACCTCACCCCGTATGTAAAACCGGCAGGCCAGGATAATATCATCGCAGTAAAGGTAAACACCACCGAACAACCCAATTCAAGATGGTATACCGGCTCGGGCATTTACCGGCATGTATGGCTGATGGCAAAGAACAAACTGCATCTTGACCAATGGGGTGTTTTTGCCCGCACCCTGGAAGCCGGTAATGACAAAGCCAGCGTTCATATGTCAATAGCATTGAGCAACGATAGTGACGTTGAACAACCTTGTACGGTAATTACAAAATTTATCGGGGCAGGCGGCAAAGAGGCCGGAATGGCCCAAACGGCAATGAAAGCCATACGCGGGCAGTCGGCCATTGAACAACAGATCAGCCTTTACAAACCTGTATTGTGGTCTGTTGAACAACCTAATTTATACCGGGTACAGGTAGAAGTGCGAAAAGCTGGGATGGTGGTTGATCAGTATTCCTTACCCTTTGGCATAAGGACCGCGCATTTTGATGCTAACAGGGGTTTGCTGCTAAATGGCAAACACGTGAAATTAAAAGGCGTGAACAATCATCACGATGGCGGGCCATTGGGCGCCGCTGTACCGGATGCCACGTACAAACGCCGCCTGCAATTATTAAAAAACATGGGTTGCAATGCGCTGCGCATGAGCCACAACCCACCCTCGCCGGAATTACTGGCGTATGCAGACAGCCTGGGCTTTTTGGTGATAGACGAGATCTTTGATGAATGGATGGATGGGAAAACGCCGGCCGGTTATGCACCGCAATTTGCAACCTGGTACCAGCAGGATGTAGCCAACTGGATCAAACGCGACCGCAACCATCCTTCTGTTATTGCCTGGAGCATTGGCAACGAAGTAAGAGAGCAATACAACAAGGAAAATGCATTAAGGATCACTAAAATGCTCATAGATGCTTCCCGCACCTACGATACTACGCGCCCCTTTACCGCGGCCTGTAACGAAATTGTGAATGTGAATGCTTTTGGTATGGGCGATCTGCTCGGGATAGTGGGGTACAATTACCAGGAGGCTCATTATAAACCCGACCATGAAAAATATCCCAACCGCGTGATCTTTGGTACAGAAACAGTGATGTATCCATACCATCCTGGCGATTGCAACCAATTGCATTCCTACGAACAATGGCTGGAGGGCCAGTTGAAAGATTATGTGGCCGGCGAGTTTTTGTGGACGGGTTTCGATTACCTGGGCGAATCGGGCATTGGCGACGTAGGTACCGGCTGTGAGTTCTGGAAAAAATGGCCCACCTGGCCCTGGCGCGGCGCGGATTGCGGGGTGATTGATATGTGTGATTTTCCAAAACCTGCGTATTGGTTCAGGAAAGCGCTTTGGAATAACGAACCCATGGTGCATATAGCCGTACAAACCGATCCATCGGCAAGGAACAGGGAGCTATGCTCTTTCTGGAACTGGCCTAAAGTACAAACGCACTGGAACCACAACCGCAAAGGCGATACCCTGGCGGTGCATGTATATACCAATGTACCCGAAGTAGAACTGAAATTGAATGGAAGGTCTTTGGGCACACGTAAATGGGATTTAACAAACGAAGCCTTTTTATTTTGGGAAGTGCCCTATGAACCAGGCAAACTGGAAGCCATTGGAAAAACGGCAGCTGGAAAAAAAGTTACCTTTGCTGTTGAAACCGCAGGAGATCCGGCCTATATAAAATTGTCGCCCGACAGGAAAAGACTAAAAGCAAACCGGCAGGATGTGTGTTATGTGGGGGTGCAGCTGCTCGATGCCAGGGGTGTGCCTGTACCCTTTACCCCCGGCAAGCCGGGGCAGGCTGGCAATAACATCACATTCAACGTAAGCGGCGCCGGTAAACTCGCTGCCGTAGGCAACGGCGATCAGCAAAGCCATACCCCGTTGAAAGGAAGCACAATGGAAGTCTGGCAGGGAAAATGTTTGGCCATTGTACAATCAACTGACAAAAAAGGAAAAATAACCATTACCGCAAGCAGCGGAAATCTTCCGATAGCAACAGCTGAATTGGAAGCGGAATAA